The Pseudoliparis swirei mitochondrion, complete genome genomic interval CCTTAATGGCCCACCCCACCCAACTAGGATTTCAAGATGCAGCTTCACCTGTAATAGAAGAACTTCTTCATTTTCATGATCATACTTTAATAGTCGTATTCCTTATTAGCACTTTAGTACTTTACATTATTGTAGCAATAGTCTCTACTAAATTAACTAACAAATTTATCCTAGATTCTCAAGAAATCGAGATTATCTGAACAATCCTCCCAGCAATTATCCTTATTTTAATTGCCCTTCCTTCCTTACGCATTCTTTACCTTATAGAAGAAATCAACAGCCCCCTTCTTACTATTAAAGCTGTAGGCCATCAATGATACTGAAGCTACGAATACACAGATTATGAAGACCTAGGCTTTGATGCTTACATAGTCCCAACCCAAGATCTAAACCCCGGAGAATTCCGACTATTAGAAGCCGATAATCGAATAATTGTACCCGTAGAATCCCCCATTCGAATACTAGTCTCTGCTGATGATGTCCTTCATTCCTGAGCTGTACCTTCCCTCGGAATCAAAATAGATGCAGTCCCTGGACGTTTAAATCAAACAGCCTTCATTACCTCTCGTCCTGGCATTTTCTTTGGGCAATGCTCCGAGATTTGCGGGGCAAATCACAGTTTTATGCCCATCGTAATTGAAGCAATTCCCCTAGAACATTTTGAAAACTGATCCTCTCAAATATTTAAAGACGCCTCGCTAAGAAGCTAAACAGAAAACAGCATTAGCCTTTTAAGCTAAAGATTGGTGACTCTCGACCACCCTTAACGACATGCCACAACTCAACCCCACACCTTGATTTGCAATTCTAATTTTCTCTTGATTAACTTTCCTAATTATTCTTCCCCCTAAAGTGATTGCTCATACTTTCCCAAATGAACCAACCCTACAAAGCGCTAAAAAACCCCAAACAAACTCCTGAACCTGACCATGACAGTAAGCCTTTTTGACCAATTTATAAGTCCCTCATATCTAGGAATCCCCCTAGCAGCTCTAGCTATTTCTCTTCCTTGATTAATATTCCCTGCCCCTTCAACTCGATGATTAAATAATCGCTTACTCTCCCTTCAAGCATGATTTATTAACCGGTTTACTCAACAACTTCTTCTTCCCTTAAATCTTGAGGGGCATAAATGAGCTACCTTACTAGCCTCCTTAATAATTTTTCTAGTCTCTCTAAATTTATTAGGCTTACTCCCATATACTTTTACACCTACTACACAACTTTCTTTAAATCTAGGCATTGCCACCCCCCTATGACTTGCAACCGTAATCATCGGAATACGAAATCAACCAACACACGCCCTAGGACACCTTCTTCCAGAAGGTACCCCAACCCCTCTTATTCCTATCCTTATCATCATTGAAACAATTAGCTTATTCATCCGTCCCCTGGCCCTAGGAGTTCGACTAACCGCTAACCTAACTGCTGGCCATCTATTAATTCAACTTATCTCAACAGCTGCATTCTCTCTCTCTTCCTCAATACCAACTATTGCCCTATTAACAGCTACTACCCTTATTATACTCACCCTTCTAGAAATTGCTGTTGCCATAATTCAAGCTTACGTATTTGTTCTTCTTTTAACCCTTTATCTTCAAGAAAACGTCTAATGGCCCACCAAGCACACGCATATCACATAGTAGACCCGAGCCCTTGACCCCTAACCGGGGCCATCGCTGGCCTATTAATAACCTCAGGTCTTGCAATCTGATTCCATTTTCAATCTACAATCCTCATAACCCTGGGACTAGCCCTTCTTTTACTCACTATATACCAGTGGTGACGAGACATCGTACGAGAAAGTACATTTCAAGGACACCACACACCCCCCGTTCAAAAAGGACTCCGTTATGGCATGATTCTCTTTATTACCTCAGAAATTTTCTTCTTTCTTGGCTTCTTTTGAGCTTTCTACCACGCAAGTCTTGCACCCACCCCTGAACTAGGGGGGTACTGACCCCCCACAGGCATCACCATTCTTGACCCTTTTGAAGTCCCCCTACTTAATACTGCTGTTCTTCTCGCATCTGGTGTTACAGTCACCTGAGCTCACCACAGTATCATAGAAAAAGCACGAAAACAAACAATCCAATCCCTGACATTAACAATTCTACTTGGCTTCTATTTCACATTTCTTCAAGGCTTAGAATATTATGAAGCCCCATTTACAATCGCAGACGGGGTATACGGCGCCACCTTTTTTGTTGCCACTGGTTTCCACGGACTTCATGTCATTATTGGCTCTATCTTCTTAACTATCTGTCTTATTCGTCAAATTCTTTACCACTTTACATCTCAACACCACTTCGGATTTGAAGCAGCAGCATGATACTGACACTTCGTAGATGTCGTATGACTATTCCTATACATCTCCATCTATTGATGAGGCTCTTAATTTTTCTAGTACTAAATAATAATATAAGTGACTTCCAATCACCCGATCTTGGTTAAAGCCCAAGGAAAGATAATGAATTTAATTGCAGTTGTAGTAACTATTGCAACCCTTCTCACTATACTCTTAGCTCTCGTATCTTTTTGAATCCCCCAGATAACCCCTGACTATGTAAAACTCTCCCCATACGAATGTGGATTTGACCCTTCAAACTCTGCTCGTTTACCTTTCTCCCTTCGGTTCTTTTTAATCGCAATCCTTTTTTTATTGTTCGATCTAGAAATTGCCCTGCTTCTTCCACTGCCCTGAGGCAACCAACTAACATCCCCCGTACTGACTCTCTTTTGAGCCACTACTATTCTTATTCTTCTTACTTTAGGCTTAATTTACGAATGACTTCAAGGCGGCCTAGAATGAGCTGAATAGATAATTAGTTTAAAAAAACCTTTGATTTCGACTCAAAAACTTGTGGTTAAAATCCACAATAATCTAATGACCCCTGCTCACTTTACCTTTTCTTCA includes:
- the COX3 gene encoding cytochrome c oxidase subunit III (TAA stop codon is completed by the addition of 3' A residues to the mRNA), translated to MAHQAHAYHMVDPSPWPLTGAIAGLLMTSGLAIWFHFQSTILMTLGLALLLLTMYQWWRDIVRESTFQGHHTPPVQKGLRYGMILFITSEIFFFLGFFWAFYHASLAPTPELGGYWPPTGITILDPFEVPLLNTAVLLASGVTVTWAHHSIMEKARKQTIQSLTLTILLGFYFTFLQGLEYYEAPFTIADGVYGATFFVATGFHGLHVIIGSIFLTICLIRQILYHFTSQHHFGFEAAAWYWHFVDVVWLFLYISIYWWGS
- the ATP8 gene encoding ATP synthase F0 subunit 8, which translates into the protein MPQLNPTPWFAILIFSWLTFLIILPPKVIAHTFPNEPTLQSAKKPQTNSWTWPWQ
- the ATP6 gene encoding ATP synthase F0 subunit 6, with the protein product MTVSLFDQFMSPSYLGIPLAALAISLPWLMFPAPSTRWLNNRLLSLQAWFINRFTQQLLLPLNLEGHKWATLLASLMIFLVSLNLLGLLPYTFTPTTQLSLNLGIATPLWLATVIIGMRNQPTHALGHLLPEGTPTPLIPILIIIETISLFIRPLALGVRLTANLTAGHLLIQLISTAAFSLSSSMPTIALLTATTLIMLTLLEIAVAMIQAYVFVLLLTLYLQENV
- the ND3 gene encoding NADH dehydrogenase subunit 3 (TAA stop codon is completed by the addition of 3' A residues to the mRNA), with protein sequence MNLIAVVVTIATLLTMLLALVSFWIPQMTPDYVKLSPYECGFDPSNSARLPFSLRFFLIAILFLLFDLEIALLLPLPWGNQLTSPVLTLFWATTILILLTLGLIYEWLQGGLEWAE
- the COX2 gene encoding cytochrome c oxidase subunit II (TAA stop codon is completed by the addition of 3' A residues to the mRNA); translation: MAHPTQLGFQDAASPVMEELLHFHDHTLMVVFLISTLVLYIIVAMVSTKLTNKFILDSQEIEIIWTILPAIILILIALPSLRILYLMEEINSPLLTIKAVGHQWYWSYEYTDYEDLGFDAYMVPTQDLNPGEFRLLEADNRMIVPVESPIRMLVSADDVLHSWAVPSLGIKMDAVPGRLNQTAFITSRPGIFFGQCSEICGANHSFMPIVIEAIPLEHFENWSSQMFKDA